A stretch of Methanobrevibacter sp. YE315 DNA encodes these proteins:
- a CDS encoding 30S ribosomal protein S24e, with product MEIEFIEEKENKLFNRKEIKFYVDYDGEATPKVLDIKSKLVALLNTKKDLIVVDNVQPHYGEPKAIGYAKVYDTVDDLEYIETKHVIAKNEEPEEEPAEDAEDAEE from the coding sequence ATGGAAATTGAATTTATTGAAGAAAAAGAAAATAAATTATTTAATAGAAAAGAAATTAAATTTTACGTTGATTATGATGGTGAAGCAACTCCTAAAGTATTAGACATCAAATCAAAATTAGTTGCTTTATTAAACACTAAAAAAGATTTAATTGTTGTTGACAATGTACAACCACATTACGGTGAACCTAAAGCTATTGGATATGCTAAAGTTTATGACACTGTAGATGATTTAGAATACATTGAAACTAAACATGTAATCGCTAAAAACGAAGAACCTGAAGAAGAACCTGCAGAAGATGCAGAAGATGCAGAAGAATAG
- the spt4 gene encoding transcription elongation factor subunit Spt4 — protein MKACTVCKMISNKDHCPSCGSPTSDNWSGLLIITDPEESRVAKELNIEIPGEYCLRVR, from the coding sequence ATGAAAGCATGTACAGTTTGTAAAATGATTTCAAACAAAGACCACTGTCCTAGCTGTGGAAGCCCAACTTCCGATAATTGGAGCGGTCTTTTAATTATAACTGATCCGGAAGAATCCAGAGTCGCTAAAGAATTGAACATTGAAATTCCAGGCGAATATTGTTTAAGGGTAAGATAG
- a CDS encoding 30S ribosomal protein S27ae, with protein MVRKSDLYEVDGDKIVRKNQICPRCGEGVFMADHGDRVACGKCGYTEMKK; from the coding sequence ATGGTAAGAAAATCTGATTTATATGAAGTTGATGGAGACAAAATTGTAAGAAAAAACCAAATTTGTCCTCGTTGTGGTGAAGGTGTATTCATGGCTGACCATGGTGACAGAGTTGCTTGTGGTAAATGCGGATACACTGAAATGAAAAAATAA
- a CDS encoding GTP-dependent dephospho-CoA kinase family protein: MLRLDAELNKDIIAELKKPLGKLYPNFEDAIDEIKSSEFLISVGDATFGNLTDYKLYPNIGIIDNLIQRKNHTHEIILADHILKADNPAGTITDDLWETIGQALELSNNGECYVIEVAGEEDLAVLPCILMADPEATILYGQPNEGLVLLKVADVKNKAQMLIDGFIEE; the protein is encoded by the coding sequence GTGTTACGTTTAGATGCAGAATTAAATAAAGATATAATAGCTGAGCTTAAAAAGCCGTTAGGCAAATTATATCCTAACTTCGAAGATGCAATTGATGAAATCAAATCTTCCGAGTTTTTAATTTCTGTTGGTGATGCGACTTTTGGTAATCTTACTGACTATAAATTATATCCGAATATTGGTATAATTGATAATTTAATTCAAAGAAAAAATCATACTCATGAAATAATACTTGCAGATCATATTTTAAAAGCTGATAATCCTGCGGGAACTATTACAGATGATCTATGGGAAACCATAGGCCAAGCTCTTGAATTATCTAACAATGGCGAATGTTATGTAATTGAAGTAGCGGGGGAAGAAGATCTTGCAGTTCTTCCTTGCATCTTAATGGCTGATCCTGAAGCTACCATTTTATATGGTCAACCAAATGAAGGTTTGGTGCTTTTAAAAGTGGCTGATGTTAAAAATAAAGCTCAAATGCTTATTGACGGATTTATTGAAGAATAA